A region of Vigna radiata var. radiata cultivar VC1973A chromosome 6, Vradiata_ver6, whole genome shotgun sequence DNA encodes the following proteins:
- the LOC106764748 gene encoding splicing factor, suppressor of white-apricot homolog isoform X2, producing MELPLHRSLRCPPPSLRSPSSAPQAPPSSARTRPRSPTLSRSPFFFSRGRTTRMECNLLRFVCQNTNNGSDPVSSAAFHAVAFSYGNTNASMETKDDDAESSFRPNFPVPESLLHNLPPNEKIHQIISRTAMFVCKHGSQSEILLRVKQGDNPTFGFLMPDHHLHAYFRFLINHKELLKADKDDGSSTEDINKTQGVDQIGGALSLLGSVYGSGEDEDGTSENTFDIGKKECGGAIDAVNTYTSPGVEPAESCSDVVKKDGNVSKNAVPLKEKVPVIKRNQSISTVKTATTVKAKSGDGLDSTSNNTQNKSQTSFPSTAAKIELPVIEPPSELKRAIEKIVEFILKNGKQFEAVLAEQDRPHGRFPFLLPSNRYHTYYLKVLQTVEQSKLRGKGHQKHNPVGRAVDNNSGVHDESDNHLHESMASDLPNDMDRKEKFKMTIGKSKKDGQDPIPKDQAQNTVSMDAAATAAILQAATRGIKNPNLELFNKTSSGSGQGLGSDGGYLSSSGTGSLYSSQPQALVENPNLIAKAGASAPVAKAIAEKIAIATAGEADSSEAHMTKEQKIKAERLKRAKMFAAMLKSCVGASELPRALSVEPLGSGLSGSDAETVNVVGKEREGSSVPFDVENSDKSQNSEKISVDNSDKSQKNEEKVSGDNERRSKRKYRSRHSKHEEEEEDEKKEDQEDKRRHKRSGKRHRSSHHSRDRHKHKRRQSSSKDGHSYRGVEHDNSSDDEHQRSRRRHNYDSSSDDEHHKRRHSRRSNKHYSSSDSEHRHRSRSVKRGSRSRGDRETELEEGEIIMKLEKSAVGRGSREASAGLSNARASSQSPEVTDVPDELRAKIRAMLMANL from the exons ATGGAACTCCCTCTCCATCGATCGCTACGATGTCCGCCACCTTCTCTCCGCTCCCCTTCCTCCGCGCCTCAAGCGCCGCCCTCCTCAGCCCGAACCCGACCTCGATCACCTACGCTATCTCGATctcccttcttcttctctcgAGGAAGAACCACAAG GATGGAATGTAATTTGCTACGGTTCGTGTGTCAGAATACAA ATAATGGTTCAGATCCAGTAAGTTCGGCTGCCTTTCATGCTGTTGCCTTTTCATATGGAAATACTAATGCTTCCATGGAGACAAAGGACGATGATGCTGAGTCTAGTTTTCGTCCAAACTTCCCAGTACCAGAGAGTCTACTCCATAATCTG CCTCCAAATGAGAAAATACATCAGATTATTTCAAGGACTGCAATGTTTGTCTGCAAACATGGAAGTCAGTCAGAAATCCTTCTTAGGGTGAAACAAGGAGATAATCCAACCTTTGGATTTCTGATGCCGGATCATCATCTTCATGCATATTTTAGATTTCTTATTAATCACAAAGAACTTCTGAAAGCTGACAAAGATGATGGCAGCTCAACCGAGGACATCAATAAGACTCAGGGGGTTGATCAAATAGGTGGTGCATTGTCTTTGCTTGGATCTGTCTATGGATCCGGAGAGGATGAGGATGGTACATCTGAGAACACTTTTGACATTGGGAAAAAGGAATGCGGGGGAGCTATTGATGCTGTTAATACTTATACTTCTCCTGGAGTAGAGCCGGCAGAATCTTGTTCAGATGTGGTCAAGAAGGATGGAAACGTTTCTAAAAACGCAGTacctttgaaagaaaaagttccAGTCATAAAGCGGAATCAATCTATCAGTACTGTTAAGACTGCAACCACAGTTAAAGCAAAATCAGGTGATGGCTTGGATTCAACGTCTAATAATACACAGAACAAGTCGCAGACTTCTTTCCCCAGTACTGCAGCTAAGATTGAACTGCCTGTTATTGAACCTCCATCTGAATTAAAGAGAGCTATAGAGAAGATCGTTGAGTTCATCCTAAAAAACGGAAAACAATTTGAGGCTGTTCTTGCAGAACAGGATCGTCCTCATGGAAGGTTCCCCTTTCTTCTGCCATCCAATCGATATCATACTTACTATCTAAAAGTTCTTCAGACTGTAGAACAG TCTAAGTTACGCGGCAAGGGCCACCAGAAGCACAATCCAGTAGGTCGAGCGGTGGACAATAATTCTGGTGTACATGATGAAAGTGACAATCATTTACATGAATCTATGGCTTCTGATCTACCAAATGATATGGACCGAAAAGAAAAGTTCAAGATGACTATTGGCAAGTCAAAGAAGGATGGTCAAGATCCAATTCCCAAAGACCAAGCTCAAAACACAGTTAGCATGGATGCAGCGGCGACAGCAGCTATTCTTCAGGCTGCCACTAGGGgtattaaaaaccctaatttagaaCTTTTTAACAAGACATCAAGTGGTAGTGGTCAGGGTCTTGGAAGTGATGGTGGGTATTTATCTAGCTCTGGGACTGGGAGTCTGTATTCATCCCAACCACAAGCTCTTGTTGAAAATCCAAACTTGATTGCAAAGGCCGGGGCTTCTGCCCCTGTTGCGAAGGCTATTGCGGAAAAGATAGCTATTGCAACAGCAGGTGAAGCGGACTCCTCCGAAGCACATATGACTAAAGAGCAAAAGATTAAAGCAGAGAGATTGAAACGAGCAAAGATGTTTGCAGCCATGCTAAAAAGCTGTGTTGGAGCAAGTGAATTGCCACGAGCTTTGTCAGTGGAACCACTTGGCTCTGGCCTTTCCGGTTCAGATGCTGAGACTGTGAATGTTGTGGGTAAAGAAAGGGAAGGAAGTTCTGTTCCATTTGACGTCGAAAATTCAGATAAAAGTCAAAATTCTGAGAAAATTTCTGTCGATAATTCAGATAAAAGTCAGAAGAATGAGGAGAAAGTTAGTGGTGATAACGAACGCCGTTCAAAAAGAAAGTACCGTTCAAGACATAGTAAACacgaagaggaggaggaagacgagAAGAAAGAAGACCAAGAAGATAAAAGACGACACAAACGATCAGGAAAAAGACATCGGTCTTCACACCACAGTCGAGACAGACATAAGCACAAGAGAAGACAATCCTCTTCCAAAGACGGGCATTCTTACAGAGGGGTCGAGCATGACAATTCCTCTGATGATGAACATCAACGTTCAAGGCGTCGTCATAACTACGATAGTTCCTCTGATGACGAACACCATAAACGTAGACATTCTCGCCGTTCTAATAAACATTATAGTTCGTCTGATAGTGAGCACAGGCACCGAAGCAGAAGTGTAAAGCGTGGGAGCAGATCCCGTGGTGACAGAGAAACAGAGTTGGAGGAGGgagaaataattatgaaattggaAAAGTCCGCTGTTGGACGTGGTAGCAGGGAGGCATCTGCTGGATTATCTAATGCAAGGGCTTCATCTCAATCACCTGAAGTAACTGATGTTCCTGATGAACTCAGAGCCAAAATTCGAGCCATGTTAATGGCTAACTTGTAA
- the LOC106764748 gene encoding splicing factor, suppressor of white-apricot homolog isoform X1 — MDLEVVGRHAMLFDDDGMAAFVNSAEALVEWNSLSIDRYDVRHLLSAPLPPRLKRRPPQPEPDLDHLRYLDLPSSSLEEEPQDNGSDPVSSAAFHAVAFSYGNTNASMETKDDDAESSFRPNFPVPESLLHNLPPNEKIHQIISRTAMFVCKHGSQSEILLRVKQGDNPTFGFLMPDHHLHAYFRFLINHKELLKADKDDGSSTEDINKTQGVDQIGGALSLLGSVYGSGEDEDGTSENTFDIGKKECGGAIDAVNTYTSPGVEPAESCSDVVKKDGNVSKNAVPLKEKVPVIKRNQSISTVKTATTVKAKSGDGLDSTSNNTQNKSQTSFPSTAAKIELPVIEPPSELKRAIEKIVEFILKNGKQFEAVLAEQDRPHGRFPFLLPSNRYHTYYLKVLQTVEQSKLRGKGHQKHNPVGRAVDNNSGVHDESDNHLHESMASDLPNDMDRKEKFKMTIGKSKKDGQDPIPKDQAQNTVSMDAAATAAILQAATRGIKNPNLELFNKTSSGSGQGLGSDGGYLSSSGTGSLYSSQPQALVENPNLIAKAGASAPVAKAIAEKIAIATAGEADSSEAHMTKEQKIKAERLKRAKMFAAMLKSCVGASELPRALSVEPLGSGLSGSDAETVNVVGKEREGSSVPFDVENSDKSQNSEKISVDNSDKSQKNEEKVSGDNERRSKRKYRSRHSKHEEEEEDEKKEDQEDKRRHKRSGKRHRSSHHSRDRHKHKRRQSSSKDGHSYRGVEHDNSSDDEHQRSRRRHNYDSSSDDEHHKRRHSRRSNKHYSSSDSEHRHRSRSVKRGSRSRGDRETELEEGEIIMKLEKSAVGRGSREASAGLSNARASSQSPEVTDVPDELRAKIRAMLMANL; from the exons ATGGATCTGGAGGTGGTTGGGCGTCACGCGATGCTGTTCGACGACGACGGCATGGCGGCGTTCGTGAATTCAGCGGAAGCTCTGGTGGAATGGAACTCCCTCTCCATCGATCGCTACGATGTCCGCCACCTTCTCTCCGCTCCCCTTCCTCCGCGCCTCAAGCGCCGCCCTCCTCAGCCCGAACCCGACCTCGATCACCTACGCTATCTCGATctcccttcttcttctctcgAGGAAGAACCACAAG ATAATGGTTCAGATCCAGTAAGTTCGGCTGCCTTTCATGCTGTTGCCTTTTCATATGGAAATACTAATGCTTCCATGGAGACAAAGGACGATGATGCTGAGTCTAGTTTTCGTCCAAACTTCCCAGTACCAGAGAGTCTACTCCATAATCTG CCTCCAAATGAGAAAATACATCAGATTATTTCAAGGACTGCAATGTTTGTCTGCAAACATGGAAGTCAGTCAGAAATCCTTCTTAGGGTGAAACAAGGAGATAATCCAACCTTTGGATTTCTGATGCCGGATCATCATCTTCATGCATATTTTAGATTTCTTATTAATCACAAAGAACTTCTGAAAGCTGACAAAGATGATGGCAGCTCAACCGAGGACATCAATAAGACTCAGGGGGTTGATCAAATAGGTGGTGCATTGTCTTTGCTTGGATCTGTCTATGGATCCGGAGAGGATGAGGATGGTACATCTGAGAACACTTTTGACATTGGGAAAAAGGAATGCGGGGGAGCTATTGATGCTGTTAATACTTATACTTCTCCTGGAGTAGAGCCGGCAGAATCTTGTTCAGATGTGGTCAAGAAGGATGGAAACGTTTCTAAAAACGCAGTacctttgaaagaaaaagttccAGTCATAAAGCGGAATCAATCTATCAGTACTGTTAAGACTGCAACCACAGTTAAAGCAAAATCAGGTGATGGCTTGGATTCAACGTCTAATAATACACAGAACAAGTCGCAGACTTCTTTCCCCAGTACTGCAGCTAAGATTGAACTGCCTGTTATTGAACCTCCATCTGAATTAAAGAGAGCTATAGAGAAGATCGTTGAGTTCATCCTAAAAAACGGAAAACAATTTGAGGCTGTTCTTGCAGAACAGGATCGTCCTCATGGAAGGTTCCCCTTTCTTCTGCCATCCAATCGATATCATACTTACTATCTAAAAGTTCTTCAGACTGTAGAACAG TCTAAGTTACGCGGCAAGGGCCACCAGAAGCACAATCCAGTAGGTCGAGCGGTGGACAATAATTCTGGTGTACATGATGAAAGTGACAATCATTTACATGAATCTATGGCTTCTGATCTACCAAATGATATGGACCGAAAAGAAAAGTTCAAGATGACTATTGGCAAGTCAAAGAAGGATGGTCAAGATCCAATTCCCAAAGACCAAGCTCAAAACACAGTTAGCATGGATGCAGCGGCGACAGCAGCTATTCTTCAGGCTGCCACTAGGGgtattaaaaaccctaatttagaaCTTTTTAACAAGACATCAAGTGGTAGTGGTCAGGGTCTTGGAAGTGATGGTGGGTATTTATCTAGCTCTGGGACTGGGAGTCTGTATTCATCCCAACCACAAGCTCTTGTTGAAAATCCAAACTTGATTGCAAAGGCCGGGGCTTCTGCCCCTGTTGCGAAGGCTATTGCGGAAAAGATAGCTATTGCAACAGCAGGTGAAGCGGACTCCTCCGAAGCACATATGACTAAAGAGCAAAAGATTAAAGCAGAGAGATTGAAACGAGCAAAGATGTTTGCAGCCATGCTAAAAAGCTGTGTTGGAGCAAGTGAATTGCCACGAGCTTTGTCAGTGGAACCACTTGGCTCTGGCCTTTCCGGTTCAGATGCTGAGACTGTGAATGTTGTGGGTAAAGAAAGGGAAGGAAGTTCTGTTCCATTTGACGTCGAAAATTCAGATAAAAGTCAAAATTCTGAGAAAATTTCTGTCGATAATTCAGATAAAAGTCAGAAGAATGAGGAGAAAGTTAGTGGTGATAACGAACGCCGTTCAAAAAGAAAGTACCGTTCAAGACATAGTAAACacgaagaggaggaggaagacgagAAGAAAGAAGACCAAGAAGATAAAAGACGACACAAACGATCAGGAAAAAGACATCGGTCTTCACACCACAGTCGAGACAGACATAAGCACAAGAGAAGACAATCCTCTTCCAAAGACGGGCATTCTTACAGAGGGGTCGAGCATGACAATTCCTCTGATGATGAACATCAACGTTCAAGGCGTCGTCATAACTACGATAGTTCCTCTGATGACGAACACCATAAACGTAGACATTCTCGCCGTTCTAATAAACATTATAGTTCGTCTGATAGTGAGCACAGGCACCGAAGCAGAAGTGTAAAGCGTGGGAGCAGATCCCGTGGTGACAGAGAAACAGAGTTGGAGGAGGgagaaataattatgaaattggaAAAGTCCGCTGTTGGACGTGGTAGCAGGGAGGCATCTGCTGGATTATCTAATGCAAGGGCTTCATCTCAATCACCTGAAGTAACTGATGTTCCTGATGAACTCAGAGCCAAAATTCGAGCCATGTTAATGGCTAACTTGTAA
- the LOC106764748 gene encoding splicing factor, suppressor of white-apricot homolog isoform X4, with amino-acid sequence MFVCKHGSQSEILLRVKQGDNPTFGFLMPDHHLHAYFRFLINHKELLKADKDDGSSTEDINKTQGVDQIGGALSLLGSVYGSGEDEDGTSENTFDIGKKECGGAIDAVNTYTSPGVEPAESCSDVVKKDGNVSKNAVPLKEKVPVIKRNQSISTVKTATTVKAKSGDGLDSTSNNTQNKSQTSFPSTAAKIELPVIEPPSELKRAIEKIVEFILKNGKQFEAVLAEQDRPHGRFPFLLPSNRYHTYYLKVLQTVEQSKLRGKGHQKHNPVGRAVDNNSGVHDESDNHLHESMASDLPNDMDRKEKFKMTIGKSKKDGQDPIPKDQAQNTVSMDAAATAAILQAATRGIKNPNLELFNKTSSGSGQGLGSDGGYLSSSGTGSLYSSQPQALVENPNLIAKAGASAPVAKAIAEKIAIATAGEADSSEAHMTKEQKIKAERLKRAKMFAAMLKSCVGASELPRALSVEPLGSGLSGSDAETVNVVGKEREGSSVPFDVENSDKSQNSEKISVDNSDKSQKNEEKVSGDNERRSKRKYRSRHSKHEEEEEDEKKEDQEDKRRHKRSGKRHRSSHHSRDRHKHKRRQSSSKDGHSYRGVEHDNSSDDEHQRSRRRHNYDSSSDDEHHKRRHSRRSNKHYSSSDSEHRHRSRSVKRGSRSRGDRETELEEGEIIMKLEKSAVGRGSREASAGLSNARASSQSPEVTDVPDELRAKIRAMLMANL; translated from the exons ATGTTTGTCTGCAAACATGGAAGTCAGTCAGAAATCCTTCTTAGGGTGAAACAAGGAGATAATCCAACCTTTGGATTTCTGATGCCGGATCATCATCTTCATGCATATTTTAGATTTCTTATTAATCACAAAGAACTTCTGAAAGCTGACAAAGATGATGGCAGCTCAACCGAGGACATCAATAAGACTCAGGGGGTTGATCAAATAGGTGGTGCATTGTCTTTGCTTGGATCTGTCTATGGATCCGGAGAGGATGAGGATGGTACATCTGAGAACACTTTTGACATTGGGAAAAAGGAATGCGGGGGAGCTATTGATGCTGTTAATACTTATACTTCTCCTGGAGTAGAGCCGGCAGAATCTTGTTCAGATGTGGTCAAGAAGGATGGAAACGTTTCTAAAAACGCAGTacctttgaaagaaaaagttccAGTCATAAAGCGGAATCAATCTATCAGTACTGTTAAGACTGCAACCACAGTTAAAGCAAAATCAGGTGATGGCTTGGATTCAACGTCTAATAATACACAGAACAAGTCGCAGACTTCTTTCCCCAGTACTGCAGCTAAGATTGAACTGCCTGTTATTGAACCTCCATCTGAATTAAAGAGAGCTATAGAGAAGATCGTTGAGTTCATCCTAAAAAACGGAAAACAATTTGAGGCTGTTCTTGCAGAACAGGATCGTCCTCATGGAAGGTTCCCCTTTCTTCTGCCATCCAATCGATATCATACTTACTATCTAAAAGTTCTTCAGACTGTAGAACAG TCTAAGTTACGCGGCAAGGGCCACCAGAAGCACAATCCAGTAGGTCGAGCGGTGGACAATAATTCTGGTGTACATGATGAAAGTGACAATCATTTACATGAATCTATGGCTTCTGATCTACCAAATGATATGGACCGAAAAGAAAAGTTCAAGATGACTATTGGCAAGTCAAAGAAGGATGGTCAAGATCCAATTCCCAAAGACCAAGCTCAAAACACAGTTAGCATGGATGCAGCGGCGACAGCAGCTATTCTTCAGGCTGCCACTAGGGgtattaaaaaccctaatttagaaCTTTTTAACAAGACATCAAGTGGTAGTGGTCAGGGTCTTGGAAGTGATGGTGGGTATTTATCTAGCTCTGGGACTGGGAGTCTGTATTCATCCCAACCACAAGCTCTTGTTGAAAATCCAAACTTGATTGCAAAGGCCGGGGCTTCTGCCCCTGTTGCGAAGGCTATTGCGGAAAAGATAGCTATTGCAACAGCAGGTGAAGCGGACTCCTCCGAAGCACATATGACTAAAGAGCAAAAGATTAAAGCAGAGAGATTGAAACGAGCAAAGATGTTTGCAGCCATGCTAAAAAGCTGTGTTGGAGCAAGTGAATTGCCACGAGCTTTGTCAGTGGAACCACTTGGCTCTGGCCTTTCCGGTTCAGATGCTGAGACTGTGAATGTTGTGGGTAAAGAAAGGGAAGGAAGTTCTGTTCCATTTGACGTCGAAAATTCAGATAAAAGTCAAAATTCTGAGAAAATTTCTGTCGATAATTCAGATAAAAGTCAGAAGAATGAGGAGAAAGTTAGTGGTGATAACGAACGCCGTTCAAAAAGAAAGTACCGTTCAAGACATAGTAAACacgaagaggaggaggaagacgagAAGAAAGAAGACCAAGAAGATAAAAGACGACACAAACGATCAGGAAAAAGACATCGGTCTTCACACCACAGTCGAGACAGACATAAGCACAAGAGAAGACAATCCTCTTCCAAAGACGGGCATTCTTACAGAGGGGTCGAGCATGACAATTCCTCTGATGATGAACATCAACGTTCAAGGCGTCGTCATAACTACGATAGTTCCTCTGATGACGAACACCATAAACGTAGACATTCTCGCCGTTCTAATAAACATTATAGTTCGTCTGATAGTGAGCACAGGCACCGAAGCAGAAGTGTAAAGCGTGGGAGCAGATCCCGTGGTGACAGAGAAACAGAGTTGGAGGAGGgagaaataattatgaaattggaAAAGTCCGCTGTTGGACGTGGTAGCAGGGAGGCATCTGCTGGATTATCTAATGCAAGGGCTTCATCTCAATCACCTGAAGTAACTGATGTTCCTGATGAACTCAGAGCCAAAATTCGAGCCATGTTAATGGCTAACTTGTAA
- the LOC106764748 gene encoding splicing factor, suppressor of white-apricot homolog isoform X3 encodes MECNLLRFVCQNTNNGSDPVSSAAFHAVAFSYGNTNASMETKDDDAESSFRPNFPVPESLLHNLPPNEKIHQIISRTAMFVCKHGSQSEILLRVKQGDNPTFGFLMPDHHLHAYFRFLINHKELLKADKDDGSSTEDINKTQGVDQIGGALSLLGSVYGSGEDEDGTSENTFDIGKKECGGAIDAVNTYTSPGVEPAESCSDVVKKDGNVSKNAVPLKEKVPVIKRNQSISTVKTATTVKAKSGDGLDSTSNNTQNKSQTSFPSTAAKIELPVIEPPSELKRAIEKIVEFILKNGKQFEAVLAEQDRPHGRFPFLLPSNRYHTYYLKVLQTVEQSKLRGKGHQKHNPVGRAVDNNSGVHDESDNHLHESMASDLPNDMDRKEKFKMTIGKSKKDGQDPIPKDQAQNTVSMDAAATAAILQAATRGIKNPNLELFNKTSSGSGQGLGSDGGYLSSSGTGSLYSSQPQALVENPNLIAKAGASAPVAKAIAEKIAIATAGEADSSEAHMTKEQKIKAERLKRAKMFAAMLKSCVGASELPRALSVEPLGSGLSGSDAETVNVVGKEREGSSVPFDVENSDKSQNSEKISVDNSDKSQKNEEKVSGDNERRSKRKYRSRHSKHEEEEEDEKKEDQEDKRRHKRSGKRHRSSHHSRDRHKHKRRQSSSKDGHSYRGVEHDNSSDDEHQRSRRRHNYDSSSDDEHHKRRHSRRSNKHYSSSDSEHRHRSRSVKRGSRSRGDRETELEEGEIIMKLEKSAVGRGSREASAGLSNARASSQSPEVTDVPDELRAKIRAMLMANL; translated from the exons ATGGAATGTAATTTGCTACGGTTCGTGTGTCAGAATACAA ATAATGGTTCAGATCCAGTAAGTTCGGCTGCCTTTCATGCTGTTGCCTTTTCATATGGAAATACTAATGCTTCCATGGAGACAAAGGACGATGATGCTGAGTCTAGTTTTCGTCCAAACTTCCCAGTACCAGAGAGTCTACTCCATAATCTG CCTCCAAATGAGAAAATACATCAGATTATTTCAAGGACTGCAATGTTTGTCTGCAAACATGGAAGTCAGTCAGAAATCCTTCTTAGGGTGAAACAAGGAGATAATCCAACCTTTGGATTTCTGATGCCGGATCATCATCTTCATGCATATTTTAGATTTCTTATTAATCACAAAGAACTTCTGAAAGCTGACAAAGATGATGGCAGCTCAACCGAGGACATCAATAAGACTCAGGGGGTTGATCAAATAGGTGGTGCATTGTCTTTGCTTGGATCTGTCTATGGATCCGGAGAGGATGAGGATGGTACATCTGAGAACACTTTTGACATTGGGAAAAAGGAATGCGGGGGAGCTATTGATGCTGTTAATACTTATACTTCTCCTGGAGTAGAGCCGGCAGAATCTTGTTCAGATGTGGTCAAGAAGGATGGAAACGTTTCTAAAAACGCAGTacctttgaaagaaaaagttccAGTCATAAAGCGGAATCAATCTATCAGTACTGTTAAGACTGCAACCACAGTTAAAGCAAAATCAGGTGATGGCTTGGATTCAACGTCTAATAATACACAGAACAAGTCGCAGACTTCTTTCCCCAGTACTGCAGCTAAGATTGAACTGCCTGTTATTGAACCTCCATCTGAATTAAAGAGAGCTATAGAGAAGATCGTTGAGTTCATCCTAAAAAACGGAAAACAATTTGAGGCTGTTCTTGCAGAACAGGATCGTCCTCATGGAAGGTTCCCCTTTCTTCTGCCATCCAATCGATATCATACTTACTATCTAAAAGTTCTTCAGACTGTAGAACAG TCTAAGTTACGCGGCAAGGGCCACCAGAAGCACAATCCAGTAGGTCGAGCGGTGGACAATAATTCTGGTGTACATGATGAAAGTGACAATCATTTACATGAATCTATGGCTTCTGATCTACCAAATGATATGGACCGAAAAGAAAAGTTCAAGATGACTATTGGCAAGTCAAAGAAGGATGGTCAAGATCCAATTCCCAAAGACCAAGCTCAAAACACAGTTAGCATGGATGCAGCGGCGACAGCAGCTATTCTTCAGGCTGCCACTAGGGgtattaaaaaccctaatttagaaCTTTTTAACAAGACATCAAGTGGTAGTGGTCAGGGTCTTGGAAGTGATGGTGGGTATTTATCTAGCTCTGGGACTGGGAGTCTGTATTCATCCCAACCACAAGCTCTTGTTGAAAATCCAAACTTGATTGCAAAGGCCGGGGCTTCTGCCCCTGTTGCGAAGGCTATTGCGGAAAAGATAGCTATTGCAACAGCAGGTGAAGCGGACTCCTCCGAAGCACATATGACTAAAGAGCAAAAGATTAAAGCAGAGAGATTGAAACGAGCAAAGATGTTTGCAGCCATGCTAAAAAGCTGTGTTGGAGCAAGTGAATTGCCACGAGCTTTGTCAGTGGAACCACTTGGCTCTGGCCTTTCCGGTTCAGATGCTGAGACTGTGAATGTTGTGGGTAAAGAAAGGGAAGGAAGTTCTGTTCCATTTGACGTCGAAAATTCAGATAAAAGTCAAAATTCTGAGAAAATTTCTGTCGATAATTCAGATAAAAGTCAGAAGAATGAGGAGAAAGTTAGTGGTGATAACGAACGCCGTTCAAAAAGAAAGTACCGTTCAAGACATAGTAAACacgaagaggaggaggaagacgagAAGAAAGAAGACCAAGAAGATAAAAGACGACACAAACGATCAGGAAAAAGACATCGGTCTTCACACCACAGTCGAGACAGACATAAGCACAAGAGAAGACAATCCTCTTCCAAAGACGGGCATTCTTACAGAGGGGTCGAGCATGACAATTCCTCTGATGATGAACATCAACGTTCAAGGCGTCGTCATAACTACGATAGTTCCTCTGATGACGAACACCATAAACGTAGACATTCTCGCCGTTCTAATAAACATTATAGTTCGTCTGATAGTGAGCACAGGCACCGAAGCAGAAGTGTAAAGCGTGGGAGCAGATCCCGTGGTGACAGAGAAACAGAGTTGGAGGAGGgagaaataattatgaaattggaAAAGTCCGCTGTTGGACGTGGTAGCAGGGAGGCATCTGCTGGATTATCTAATGCAAGGGCTTCATCTCAATCACCTGAAGTAACTGATGTTCCTGATGAACTCAGAGCCAAAATTCGAGCCATGTTAATGGCTAACTTGTAA